The Pyrus communis chromosome 9, drPyrComm1.1, whole genome shotgun sequence genome has a segment encoding these proteins:
- the LOC137745043 gene encoding mitochondrial Rho GTPase 1-like isoform X2 has product MPLVWIELEMAGEGKIIPWSEAPYKDAAGRTASGNLPLNAFLSEWALMTLLNPNRSLANLIYVGYNGSPASAIHVTRRRSVDRKTQKTERNVSCFVFGPKNAGKSPLLNSFIGRPFSKSETIPTGERYAVNVINQIGVEASTNQLADQQMPVYNLASKILCRVINVSLKLNYRLNQTLMKYFHKSLYFPNQIFQNGYVTPCYSSCHNGEGLHGCHSSNSFYFLMNLICLFQRFLWLELQSTSFVANQKLPYLDFAETC; this is encoded by the exons ATGCCCCTGGTATGGATTGAGTTGGAAATGGCTGGTGAGGGTAAAATAAT TCCTTGGAGTGAAGCTCCTTATAAGGATGCTGCAGGGAGAACGGCATCTGGGAATTTACCTCTTAATGCATTTTTGTCTGAG TGGGCCCTCATGACACTGTTAAATCCAAACCGAAGTTTGGCGAATTTGATATATGTTGGATACAATGGCAGTCCTGCTTCAGCTATCCATGTTACTAGAAGAAGATCAGTAGATCGTAAAACgcaaaaaacagaaagaaatgtTAGCTGCTTCGTTTTTGGTCCTAAAAATGCAGGAAAATCCCCTCTTTTAAATTCATTCATAGGAAG GCCTTTCTCAAAGAGCGAGACTATACCTACTGGTGAGCGTTATGCAGTGAATGTCATTAACCAGATTGGG GTGGAGGCATCGACTAATCAGCTGGCTGATCAGCAGATGCCAGTGTATAATCTTGCATCGAAGATTCTTTGTCGGGTTATCAATGTATCATTGAAG CTGAATTATAGGCTGAACCAGACACTGATGAAGTATTTTCACAAGTCACTTTACTTCCCGAATCAAAT TTTTCAGAATGGTTATGTCACACCCTGCTATTCTTCTTGTCACAATGGGGAAGGTTTGCATGGTTGTCACTCTTCGAACAG TTTTTATTTCCTCATGAATCTGATCTGCCTTTTTCAAAGATTTCTCTGGTTAGAACTTCAATCTACAAGCTTTGTGGCTAATCAGAAGCTACCGTATTTGGATTTTGCTG AAACctgctag
- the LOC137745041 gene encoding DNA-binding protein S1FA-like: MADQFEDKVPPPDAKGFNPGLIVLIVVVGLLLLFLVGNYALYVYAQRTLPPKKKKPVSKKKLKKERLKQGVSAPGE; this comes from the exons ATGGCTGACCAGTTCGAGGACAAGGTCCCTCCTCCG GATGCGAAAGGGTTTAACCCTGGATTGATAGtgttgattgttgttgttgggCTGCTGCTGCTTTTCTTGGTTGGAAACTACGCGCTGTACGTGTATGCTCAGAGAACTCTTcccccgaagaagaagaagccagtGTCTAAGAAGAAGCTGAAAAAGGAGAGGCTGAAGCAAGGCGTCTCTGCTCCAGGAGAGTAA
- the LOC137745043 gene encoding uncharacterized protein isoform X1 has translation MPLVWIELEMAGEGKIIPWSEAPYKDAAGRTASGNLPLNAFLSEWALMTLLNPNRSLANLIYVGYNGSPASAIHVTRRRSVDRKTQKTERNVSCFVFGPKNAGKSPLLNSFIGRPFSKSETIPTGERYAVNVINQIGVEASTNQLADQQMPVYNLASKILCRVINVSLKLNYRLNQTLMKYFHKSLYFPNQIFQNGYVTPCYSSCHNGEGLHGCHSSNSFYFLMNLICLFQRFLWLELQSTSFVANQKLPYLDFAGNADPQLQIGDVTIPQFWPHTGLWNWQDFINRLEAQPTIREQKGSKHVSAEDLAA, from the exons ATGCCCCTGGTATGGATTGAGTTGGAAATGGCTGGTGAGGGTAAAATAAT TCCTTGGAGTGAAGCTCCTTATAAGGATGCTGCAGGGAGAACGGCATCTGGGAATTTACCTCTTAATGCATTTTTGTCTGAG TGGGCCCTCATGACACTGTTAAATCCAAACCGAAGTTTGGCGAATTTGATATATGTTGGATACAATGGCAGTCCTGCTTCAGCTATCCATGTTACTAGAAGAAGATCAGTAGATCGTAAAACgcaaaaaacagaaagaaatgtTAGCTGCTTCGTTTTTGGTCCTAAAAATGCAGGAAAATCCCCTCTTTTAAATTCATTCATAGGAAG GCCTTTCTCAAAGAGCGAGACTATACCTACTGGTGAGCGTTATGCAGTGAATGTCATTAACCAGATTGGG GTGGAGGCATCGACTAATCAGCTGGCTGATCAGCAGATGCCAGTGTATAATCTTGCATCGAAGATTCTTTGTCGGGTTATCAATGTATCATTGAAG CTGAATTATAGGCTGAACCAGACACTGATGAAGTATTTTCACAAGTCACTTTACTTCCCGAATCAAAT TTTTCAGAATGGTTATGTCACACCCTGCTATTCTTCTTGTCACAATGGGGAAGGTTTGCATGGTTGTCACTCTTCGAACAG TTTTTATTTCCTCATGAATCTGATCTGCCTTTTTCAAAGATTTCTCTGGTTAGAACTTCAATCTACAAGCTTTGTGGCTAATCAGAAGCTACCGTATTTGGATTTTGCTG GAAATGCAGATCCCCAACTCCAAATTGGAGATGTCACCATCCCTCAATTTTGGCCTCATACAGGCCTTTGGAATTGGCAG GACTTCATTAACCGTTTGGAAGCGCAGCCAACGATTCGAGAGCAGAAGGGGAGCAAGCATGTGAG TGCGGAAGACTTGGCTGCTTGA
- the LOC137745000 gene encoding cell number regulator 8-like, with amino-acid sequence MASNNRENNVQEESNPLLGKQFEETQNDTEKPAKASPETQSPEKSPTEMGHVNGGGNGCAWTADGLPLGHGSVMGEPMGRAQWDSSLLACLGRNDEFCSSDLEVCLLGSVAPCVLYGSNAERLGSTPGTFANHCLPYSGLYLIGNTFFGWNFLAPWFSYPSRTAIRRKFNLEGSCEALHRSCGCCGSFVDDEQQQEQCETACDFATHVFCHPCALCQEGREIRRRLPHPGFNAQPVLVMIPPEEQGMGRGA; translated from the exons ATGGCGAGCAACAACAGGGAGAATAATGTCCAGGAGGAATCGAACCCGCTTCTGGGCAAGCAATTCGAGGAGACCCAGAATGATACTGAGAAGCCCGCCAAGGCCTCGCCGGAGACTCAGTCGCCGGAGAAATCTCCCACGGAGATGGGGCATGTGAATGGCGGTGGTAATGGGTGCGCGTGGACCGCCGATGGGCTGCCGTTGGGGCACGGGAGCGTGATGGGTGAGCCCATGGGCCGGGCCCAGTGGGACTCCAGCCTCCTTGCCTGTCTTGGCCGCAATGATGAATTCTGTAGCAGCGATCTTGAAGTTT GTCTTCTTGGAAGTGTGGCTCCTTGTGTGTTGTATGGAAGTAATGCTGAGAGACTTGGATCTACTCCTGGGACGTTTGCAAATCACTGTTTGCCTTACTCTGGTCTATATCTGATTGGAAACACCTTTTTCGGTTGGAACTTCCTTGCACCGTGGTTTTCATATCCTAGCCGTACTGCCATCCGCCGCAAGTTCAACCTAGAG GGAAGTTGTGAGGCACTTCATAGGTCATGTGGCTGCTGCGGAAGCTTTGTGGATGATGAGCAACAACAGGAACAGTGTGAGACTGCCTGTGATTTTGCAACTCATGTGTTCTGCCATCCATGTGCTCTATGCCAGGAAGGTCGTGAGATCCGTCGCAGGCTGCCTCATCCTGGTTTCAATGCGCAGCCAGTTCTGGTTATGATTCCTCCTGAGGAGCAGGGCATGGGCCGTGGAGCTTGA